Proteins encoded by one window of Rutidosis leptorrhynchoides isolate AG116_Rl617_1_P2 chromosome 7, CSIRO_AGI_Rlap_v1, whole genome shotgun sequence:
- the LOC139858299 gene encoding histone H3.2-like, with product MARTKQTARKSTGGKAPRKQLATKAARKSAPATGGVKKPHRFRPGTVALREIRKYQKSTELLIRKLPFQRLVREIAQDFKTDLRFQSSAVAALQEASEAYLVGLFEDTNLCAIHAKRVTIMPKDMQLARRIRGERA from the coding sequence ATGGCTCGTACTAAACAAACCGCTCGGAAATCAACCGGAGGAAAAGCTCCGAGGAAGCAATTGGCGACAAAAGCAGCACGAAAATCAGCACCGGCGACCGGAGGAGTGAAGAAACCACACAGATTCAGGCCAGGAACTGTAGCGTTGAGAGAAATCAGGAAGTATCAAAAGAGCACTGAGCTTTTGATCCGAAAACTGCCGTTTCAAAGGCTTGTGAGAGAAATTGCTCAGGATTTCAAAACTGATTTGCGGTTTCAGAGCTCTGCTGTTGCTGCTCTTCAAGAAGCTTCTGAAGCTTATCTGGTTGGTTTGTTTGAAGATACTAATTTGTGTGCGATTCATGCTAAGAGAGTTACGATTATGCCAAAGGATATGCAGCTTGCACGAAGGATCCGTGGTGAGAGAGCCTAG